The following proteins are co-located in the Paludibaculum fermentans genome:
- a CDS encoding LOG family protein, translated as MIQSVCVYCGSSARASESYFTAARLTGRVLAERGHTLVYGGAQVGLMGALADTALALNGRVVGVIPQSLVDKEVAHKGLTEQHVVESMHVRKALMNELSDAFLALPGGFGTLDELFETLTWAQLKFHAKPVGLLNIDGYFDGLLTFARRAVDDGFIHPAHVEMIHIGTDPGELLDRMAGFVAPDAGKWWRQP; from the coding sequence ATGATTCAATCTGTTTGTGTCTACTGCGGCTCCAGCGCCCGCGCCTCCGAAAGCTACTTCACCGCCGCCCGGCTCACGGGACGAGTGCTGGCCGAGCGCGGCCACACGCTCGTCTATGGGGGCGCCCAAGTCGGGCTGATGGGCGCGCTGGCCGATACCGCCCTGGCCCTCAATGGGCGGGTGGTGGGCGTGATCCCGCAGTCCCTGGTCGACAAAGAAGTCGCACACAAAGGACTGACGGAGCAGCACGTCGTCGAGTCCATGCATGTCCGGAAGGCGCTCATGAACGAACTCTCGGATGCGTTCCTCGCGCTGCCGGGCGGCTTTGGGACACTCGACGAGCTCTTCGAGACGCTCACCTGGGCGCAACTCAAGTTCCATGCCAAGCCCGTGGGCCTGCTGAACATCGACGGCTACTTCGACGGGCTGCTCACTTTCGCGCGGCGTGCCGTGGACGATGGATTCATCCATCCAGCGCATGTCGAGATGATTCACATAGGGACCGATCCGGGGGAGTTGCTGGACCGGATGGCCGGCTTCGTCGCGCCGGATGCCGGCAAGTGGTGGCGGCAGCCTTAG